In Pseudomonadota bacterium, the sequence AATAGATGACGATACCTTCGTCTGTCGGTTCGTAGAAGATTTCAAAGGGAAATCTCCGAACCAATGCGCGCCGAAAGTCGTCAATGGCGACTCGGTACAGAAGAGGATGACGCTGGATATTTTCTACGCACGCTCCGATGCACCGCAAGAACTCCTCTCCGAGACCCGGCTCTCGATCTTGGTACCAACGGTAGGATTCTGCGATGTCGTCGTCTGCTTCGGGCGTGAAGACGACACGCTCAGTCATGCTCGGAACGCGCCCGCTGTTTCACTGCTTCCCAGGTCTGGCCTGAGCCGGGGTTCCGGGCGAACTGCTCCTTGCGGCGTCTCAGTTCACTTGCCTTCCAGTCTGGCACGGGCAGATCTTCGCTCTCCTCTGCCAAGCTGTCCCACAAGTCTTCAACGAGCTGCAGCCGTTCTGCACGACTCAGCTCGAAGAGTGGAGCAAATTCAGGGTTCATGGTTCTAAGCATACCAGGCGCGCGGGATGATGAAACCCTTCTCGATCCAAAGCCTTCGAAACGGTCGAGGTCAGGCTCACTCTTGAGCTCGAGTAGTCGTGCTCGGCGCTACGCGGGCCGTGCGTCGCTGGCGCGCTCGAAGGAATCGGAGTACAGATACCCCGGGTCCAGCCCCTTGCTCGGCAGAGTGGCGCGGATGGCCTCGACCATGGGCGGCGGCCCGCTGGCGTAGACCTCGTACTCCCCGAGTGCTTCGAAGTCTTCGAGCACCGCCTCGTGTACGAGCCCCGTCCGCCCGGACCAGGGCTCGTCGGGGCTCGGGTCCGAGAGTACGGGCGTATAACGCAGTTGGGCGTGTCGCTCCGCCCAGCCGCGCGCGAGGCCATCGAGATAGAGATCCTCTCGGCTGCGGGCGCCCCAGTAGAGATGGAGCGGGCGATCCGTCCCTTGGGCGAAGGCATGCTCGATGAGCCCCTTGATCGGCGCGAAACCCGTCCCGCCGGCGATACAGATGATGGGGCGCCGCGATCCCTCGTCCAGCACGAAGCCGCCGAGCGGACCCCGGATCCGCAAGAGGGTCCCCTCGTGCATCCCGGAGAACACGAAGTCGGAGAACGCCCCGTGGTGATAATGGCGGACATGCAGCTCCAGGAACTGATCATCCTCAGGGGCATTGGCGAGCGAGAACGAGCGACTGCGTCCATCCGCCAGCAGGACATCGACGTACTGGCCCGCCAGGAACTGGAGGCGCTCGGCCTTCGGCAGGCGCAGCCACAGCCCCATCACGTCTTGGCAGAGCGGTTCGCGGCGCGCGACCCGGCAAGGCAGGGTCCTGATCGGGATCCGGTTCAGGGAATCGATCTCGCGGATCTCGAGCGTGAGGTCGCTGCGAGCGTGTGCCTGACAGACGATGGCATAGCCGAGCGCCTGCTCCCGCGGGTGCAATGCGGGGGGCTCACCCTGGGGATAGGTGATCTCCCCGCTCTGCACCCGGCCCTTGCAGGAGCCACACTCACCGTTACGGCACCCGTAGGGCAACCGGATCCCCTGGCGCAGGGCGGCATCGAGGATGGCCTCGCCCGCCTGCACC encodes:
- a CDS encoding CDP-6-deoxy-delta-3,4-glucoseen reductase produces the protein MAFTVSVRPSGHRFEVQAGEAILDAALRQGIRLPYGCRNGECGSCKGRVQSGEITYPQGEPPALHPREQALGYAIVCQAHARSDLTLEIREIDSLNRIPIRTLPCRVARREPLCQDVMGLWLRLPKAERLQFLAGQYVDVLLADGRSRSFSLANAPEDDQFLELHVRHYHHGAFSDFVFSGMHEGTLLRIRGPLGGFVLDEGSRRPIICIAGGTGFAPIKGLIEHAFAQGTDRPLHLYWGARSREDLYLDGLARGWAERHAQLRYTPVLSDPSPDEPWSGRTGLVHEAVLEDFEALGEYEVYASGPPPMVEAIRATLPSKGLDPGYLYSDSFERASDARPA
- a CDS encoding type II toxin-antitoxin system RelE/ParE family toxin: MTERVVFTPEADDDIAESYRWYQDREPGLGEEFLRCIGACVENIQRHPLLYRVAIDDFRRALVRRFPFEIFYEPTDEGIVIYSVFHCSQDPAKWKKRLRRR
- a CDS encoding addiction module protein; translated protein: MNPEFAPLFELSRAERLQLVEDLWDSLAEESEDLPVPDWKASELRRRKEQFARNPGSGQTWEAVKQRARSEHD